Proteins co-encoded in one Zalophus californianus isolate mZalCal1 chromosome 9, mZalCal1.pri.v2, whole genome shotgun sequence genomic window:
- the LOC113923092 gene encoding uncharacterized protein LOC113923092: MIRREDIQAPGTRGPATRPGTARGRVGATRGCGQLEPTRPGELGGEGPGSLATSLRFLQFVPSRVCPRQQHSLNPFWGGHSRAGARRRGRVRGRGDSPRFSSSSIPAPLAPPFPAQSQGTDRELQLEIRSIGAPGFPIPLLTQHAGTHGVPRPPLSRGRRSRKRASSVPGTDTIDGYILCNAHNNPDN; encoded by the exons ATGATCCGGAGAGAGGACATTCAAGCGCCCGGGACAAGGGGCCCGGCTACTCGCCCCGGGACTGCCCGGGGCCGAGTGGGCGCTACAAGAGGGTGTGGCCAGTTGGAGCCGACCCGGCCGGGGGAACTGGGAGGAGAGGGCCCTGGGTCCCTGGCAACGTCTCTTCGCTTCCTTCAGTTTGTGCCCTCTCGGGTGTGTCCCAGACAACAACATTCTCTCAACCCCTTCTGGGGCGGCCACTCAAGAGCCggggcaaggaggagagggagggtgagggggCGAGGAGACTCCCCCCGCTTTAGCTCCTCCTCAATCCCCGCGCCACTGGCCCCCCCCTTTCCTGCCCAGAGCCAAGGGACAGACAGAGAATTGCAACTAGAAATTCGATCGATTG GGGCACCCGGATTCCCTATTCCTCTTTTGACCCAACACGCAGGCACTCACGGGGTCCCACGCCCACCTCTGTCTAGGGGCCGTCGCTCCAGAAAAAG GGCCTCCTCTGTGCCGGGTACAGACACTATAGATGGGTATATCCTGTGTAATGCTCACAACAACCCTGACAA TTGA